A single genomic interval of Canis lupus dingo isolate Sandy chromosome 6, ASM325472v2, whole genome shotgun sequence harbors:
- the ATXN2L gene encoding ataxin-2-like protein isoform X13, translating to MLKPQPPQQTSQPQQPPPTQQAVARRPPGGTSPPNGGLPGPLASASAPPGPPAAASPCLGPAAAAGSGLRRGAEGILAPQPPPPQQQHQERPGAAAIGSARGQSTGKGPPPSPVFEGVYNNSRMLHFLTAVVGSTCDVKVKNGTIYEGIFKTLSSKFELAVDAVHRKASEPAGGPRREDIVDTMVFKPSDVMLVHFRNVDFNYATKDKFTDSAIAMNSKVNGEHKEKVLQRWEGGDSNSDDYDLESDMSNGWDPNEMFKFNEENYGVKTTYDSSLSSYTVPLEKDNSEEFRQRELRAAQLAREIESSPQYRLRIAMENDDGRTEEEKHSAVQRQGSGRESPSLASREGKYIPLPQRVREGPRGGVRCSSSRGGRPGLSSLPPRGPHHLDSSSPGPGSETRGINGGPSRMSPKAQRPLRGGAKTLSSPSSRPSGEASVPPPPAVGRMYPPRSPKSAAPAPISASCPEPPVVGSAVPTSSASIPVTSSVVDPGVGSISPASPKISLAPTDVKELPAKEPGRTLESQELSRIAGKVPGLQNEQKRFQLEELRKFGAQFKLQSSSSPETSLDPFPPRILKEDAKGKEKEVDGLLTSEPVGSPVSSKTESVSDKEDKPPLPPAGGTEGPEQPPPPCPSQTGSPPVGLIKGDDKDEGPVAEQVKKSTLNPNAKEFNPTKPLLSVNKSTSTPTSPGPRTHSTPSIPVLTAGQSGLYSPQYISYIPQIHMGPAVQAPQMYPYPVSNSVPGQQGKYRGAKGSLPPQRSDQHQPASAPPMMQAAAAAGPPLVAATPYSSYIPYTPQQFPGQPAMMQPMAHYPSQPVFAPMLQSNPRMLTSGSHPQAIVSSSTPQYPSAEQPTPQALYATVHQSYPHHATQLHAHQPQPATTPTGSQPQSQHAAPSPVQHQAGQAPHLGSGQPQQNLYHPGALTGTPPSLPPGPSAQSPQSSFPQPAAVYAIHAHQQLPHGFTNMAHVTQAHVQTGITAAPPPHPGAPHPPQVMLLHPPQSHGGPPQGAVPQSGVPALSASTPSPYPYIGHPQAPLPPPGELKIVLAAT from the exons ATGTTGAAGCCTCAGCCGCCACAACAGacctcccagccccagcagccGCCCCCCACGCAACAGGCCGTGGCCCGCCGGCCTCCCGGGGGTACCAGCCCTCCCAACGGCGGCCTCCCGGGGCCCTTGGCCTCCGCCTCGGCTCCCCCAGGGCCTCCCGCGGCCgcttctccctgcctggggcctgcagcCGCCGCCGGGAGCGGGCTCCGCCGGGGAGCCGAGGGCATCTTggcgccgcagccgccgccgccgcagcagcAACATCAGGAGAGGCCAGGGGCAGCGGCTATCGGCAGCGCCAG GGGACAAAGCACAGGAAAGGGACCCCCACCATCACCG GTGTTCGAGGGTGTCTACAACAATTCCAGAATGCTGCATTTTCTTACAGCTGTTGTG GGCTCCACTTGTGATGTAAAGGTGAAGAATGGTACCATATATGAAGGTATCTTCAAGACTCTGAGCTCAAAG TTTGAACTAGCAGTAGACGCTGTACACCGGAAAGCATCTGAGCCAGCAGGTGGCCCTCGTCGGGAAGACATTGTAGACACAATGGTGTTTAAGCCAAGCGATGTCATGCTTGTCCACTTCCGGAATGTTGACTTCAATTATGCTACTAAAG ACAAGTTCACTGATTCAGCTATTGCCATGAACTCAAAGGTGAATGGGGAGCACAAAGAGAAGGTGCTTCAGCGCTGGGAAGGGGGCGACAGCAACAGCGATGACTATGACCTCGAGTCTGACATG TCCAACGGATGGGACCCCAATGAAATGTTCAAGTTCAACGAGGAGAACTATGGTGTGAAGACCACCTATGATAGCAGTCTTTCTTCTTACAC GGTACCCTTGGAGAAGGACAACTCGGAAGAGTTTCGTCAGCGGGAGCTGCGTGCAGCCCAATTGGCTCGAGAGATTGAATCAAGCCCCCAGTACCGCCTGCGGATCGCCATGGAGAACGATGATGGACGCACTGAAGAGGAGAAGCATAGTGCAGTCCAGCGGCAGGGTTCAGGACGAGAGAGCCCCAGCCTGGCATCTAG GGAGGGAAAATATATCCCTCTACCCCAACGAGTTCGGGAAGGTCCTCGGGGAGGAGTTCGATGCAGTAGTTCCCGGGGTGGCCGGCCTGGCCTTAGCTCTCTGCCGCCTCGTGGCCCTCACCACCTTGACAGTAGCAGTCCTGGCCCAGGTTCTGAGACACGTGGTATCAATGGAG gcccTTCCCGCATGTCCCCTAAGGCACAGCGGCCTCTGAGAGGTGGTGCCAAGACTCTGTCTTCACCCAGCAGTAGGCCTTCTGGAGAAGCTTCTGTTCCACCTCCTCCTGCAG TGGGCCGGATGTACCCCCCGCGCTCTCCCAAGTCGGCTGCCCCTGCCCCAATCTCAGCTTCCTGTCCTGAGCCCCCCGTCGTCGGCTCAGCAGTACCGACCTCTTCAGCTTCCATCCCTGTGACGTCATCGGTTGTGGATCCTGGGGTAGGCTCCATTTCCCCAGCTTCTCCAAAGATCTCATTGGCCCCCACAGATG TAAAAGAACTTCCAGCCAAGGAACCTGGGAGAACTCTGGAGTCCCAGGAGCTGTCCCGGATAGCTGGGAAAG TCCCTGGCCTTCAGAATGAACAGAAACGCTTTCAACTGGAAGAGCTGAGAAAGTTTGGGGCCCAATTTAAG CTGCAGTCCAGTAGCTCCCCTGAGACCAGCCTGGATCCTTTTCCTCCCCGGATCTTAAAGGAGGATgccaaagggaaagagaaggaggttGATGGTCTGTTGACTTCAGAGCCAGTGGGGTCCCCGGTCTCCTCCAAGACGGAGTCTGTATCGGATAAAGAGGACAAGCCGCCCCTGCCACCAGCAGGAGGCACTGAGGGGCCAGAGCAGCCCCCGCCACCTTGCCCAAGCCAAACTGGCAGCCCCCCAGTGGGCCTCATCAAGGGAGACGACAAGGATGAGGGCCCGGTTGCTGA ACAAGTGAAGAAATCAACACTGAACCCCAACGCCAAGGAGTTCAATCCCACAAAGCCTCTGCTGTCTGTG AATAAATCGACCAGTACCCCAACTTCTCCGGGGCCCCGAACTCATTCAACTCCCTCTATCCCGGTGCTGACAGCAGGCCAGAGTGGGCTCTATAGCCCCCAGTACATTTCTTACATACCTCAGATCCATATGGGACCAGCTGTTCAG GCACCTCAGATGTATCCATATCCTGTATCCAACTCTGTGCCTGGACAGCAGGGCAAGTACCGGGGAGCAAAAG gctccctgcccccccagcGCTCGGACCAACACCAGCCAGCCTCAGCCCCTCCGATGATGCAGGCCGCCGCTGCTGCTGGCCCACCTCTGGTGGCTGCCACACCTTACTCTTCCTACATCCCTTATACCCCGCAGCAGTTCCCAGGCCAGCCTGCCATGATGCAGCCCATGGCCCACTACCCTTCGCAG CCGGTGTTTGCCCCCATGCTTCAAAGCAACCCACGCATGCTGACTTCGGGGAGCCATCCCCAGGCCATTGTGTCGTCCTCCACTCCTCAGTACCCTTCTGCAGAGCAGCCCACCCCCCAAGCCCTCTATG CCACTGTTCACCAGTCCTATCCACACCATGCCACGCAGCTCCATGCCCACCAGCCGCAGCCGGCCACCACGCCTACTGGGAGCCAGCCGCAGTCCCAGCATGCGGCCCCCAGTCCCGTCCAG CACCAGGCGGGGCAGGCCCCACACCTGGGCAGTGGACAGCCACAGCAGAATCTgtaccacccaggggccctgacaGGCACGCCGCCTTCTCTGCCACCGGGACCTTCTGCCCAGTCCCCTCAGAGCAGCTTCCCCCAACCAGCCGCTGTGTATGCCATCCATGCCCACCAGCAGCTGCCCCACGGCTTCACCAACATGGCCCATGTTACCCAG GCCCATGTCCAAACTGGAATCacagcagccccgccccctcaccctggggctccccacccgccccaggtgatgctgctgcacCCACCCCAGAGCCATGGGGGCCCCCCCCAAGGCGCGGTGCCCCAGAGTGGGGTGCCTGCACTCTCAGCTTCCACACCCTCACCCTATCCCTACATCGGACACCCCCAAG
- the ATXN2L gene encoding ataxin-2-like protein isoform X11: protein MLKPQPPQQTSQPQQPPPTQQAVARRPPGGTSPPNGGLPGPLASASAPPGPPAAASPCLGPAAAAGSGLRRGAEGILAPQPPPPQQQHQERPGAAAIGSARGQSTGKGPPPSPVFEGVYNNSRMLHFLTAVVGSTCDVKVKNGTIYEGIFKTLSSKFELAVDAVHRKASEPAGGPRREDIVDTMVFKPSDVMLVHFRNVDFNYATKDKFTDSAIAMNSKVNGEHKEKVLQRWEGGDSNSDDYDLESDMSNGWDPNEMFKFNEENYGVKTTYDSSLSSYTVPLEKDNSEEFRQRELRAAQLAREIESSPQYRLRIAMENDDGRTEEEKHSAVQRQGSGRESPSLASREGKYIPLPQRVREGPRGGVRCSSSRGGRPGLSSLPPRGPHHLDSSSPGPGSETRGINGGPSRMSPKAQRPLRGGAKTLSSPSSRPSGEASVPPPPAAFPFLAVGRMYPPRSPKSAAPAPISASCPEPPVVGSAVPTSSASIPVTSSVVDPGVGSISPASPKISLAPTDVKELPAKEPGRTLESQELSRIAGKVPGLQNEQKRFQLEELRKFGAQFKLQSSSSPETSLDPFPPRILKEDAKGKEKEVDGLLTSEPVGSPVSSKTESVSDKEDKPPLPPAGGTEGPEQPPPPCPSQTGSPPVGLIKGDDKDEGPVAEQVKKSTLNPNAKEFNPTKPLLSVNKSTSTPTSPGPRTHSTPSIPVLTAGQSGLYSPQYISYIPQIHMGPAVQAPQMYPYPVSNSVPGQQGKYRGAKGSLPPQRSDQHQPASAPPMMQAAAAAGPPLVAATPYSSYIPYTPQQFPGQPAMMQPMAHYPSQPVFAPMLQSNPRMLTSGSHPQAIVSSSTPQYPSAEQPTPQALYATVHQSYPHHATQLHAHQPQPATTPTGSQPQSQHAAPSPVQHQAGQAPHLGSGQPQQNLYHPGALTGTPPSLPPGPSAQSPQSSFPQPAAVYAIHAHQQLPHGFTNMAHVTQAHVQTGITAAPPPHPGAPHPPQVMLLHPPQSHGGPPQGAVPQSGVPALSASTPSPYPYIGHPQAPLPPPGELKIVLAAT from the exons ATGTTGAAGCCTCAGCCGCCACAACAGacctcccagccccagcagccGCCCCCCACGCAACAGGCCGTGGCCCGCCGGCCTCCCGGGGGTACCAGCCCTCCCAACGGCGGCCTCCCGGGGCCCTTGGCCTCCGCCTCGGCTCCCCCAGGGCCTCCCGCGGCCgcttctccctgcctggggcctgcagcCGCCGCCGGGAGCGGGCTCCGCCGGGGAGCCGAGGGCATCTTggcgccgcagccgccgccgccgcagcagcAACATCAGGAGAGGCCAGGGGCAGCGGCTATCGGCAGCGCCAG GGGACAAAGCACAGGAAAGGGACCCCCACCATCACCG GTGTTCGAGGGTGTCTACAACAATTCCAGAATGCTGCATTTTCTTACAGCTGTTGTG GGCTCCACTTGTGATGTAAAGGTGAAGAATGGTACCATATATGAAGGTATCTTCAAGACTCTGAGCTCAAAG TTTGAACTAGCAGTAGACGCTGTACACCGGAAAGCATCTGAGCCAGCAGGTGGCCCTCGTCGGGAAGACATTGTAGACACAATGGTGTTTAAGCCAAGCGATGTCATGCTTGTCCACTTCCGGAATGTTGACTTCAATTATGCTACTAAAG ACAAGTTCACTGATTCAGCTATTGCCATGAACTCAAAGGTGAATGGGGAGCACAAAGAGAAGGTGCTTCAGCGCTGGGAAGGGGGCGACAGCAACAGCGATGACTATGACCTCGAGTCTGACATG TCCAACGGATGGGACCCCAATGAAATGTTCAAGTTCAACGAGGAGAACTATGGTGTGAAGACCACCTATGATAGCAGTCTTTCTTCTTACAC GGTACCCTTGGAGAAGGACAACTCGGAAGAGTTTCGTCAGCGGGAGCTGCGTGCAGCCCAATTGGCTCGAGAGATTGAATCAAGCCCCCAGTACCGCCTGCGGATCGCCATGGAGAACGATGATGGACGCACTGAAGAGGAGAAGCATAGTGCAGTCCAGCGGCAGGGTTCAGGACGAGAGAGCCCCAGCCTGGCATCTAG GGAGGGAAAATATATCCCTCTACCCCAACGAGTTCGGGAAGGTCCTCGGGGAGGAGTTCGATGCAGTAGTTCCCGGGGTGGCCGGCCTGGCCTTAGCTCTCTGCCGCCTCGTGGCCCTCACCACCTTGACAGTAGCAGTCCTGGCCCAGGTTCTGAGACACGTGGTATCAATGGAG gcccTTCCCGCATGTCCCCTAAGGCACAGCGGCCTCTGAGAGGTGGTGCCAAGACTCTGTCTTCACCCAGCAGTAGGCCTTCTGGAGAAGCTTCTGTTCCACCTCCTCCTGCAG CTTTCCCTTTTCTTGCAGTGGGCCGGATGTACCCCCCGCGCTCTCCCAAGTCGGCTGCCCCTGCCCCAATCTCAGCTTCCTGTCCTGAGCCCCCCGTCGTCGGCTCAGCAGTACCGACCTCTTCAGCTTCCATCCCTGTGACGTCATCGGTTGTGGATCCTGGGGTAGGCTCCATTTCCCCAGCTTCTCCAAAGATCTCATTGGCCCCCACAGATG TAAAAGAACTTCCAGCCAAGGAACCTGGGAGAACTCTGGAGTCCCAGGAGCTGTCCCGGATAGCTGGGAAAG TCCCTGGCCTTCAGAATGAACAGAAACGCTTTCAACTGGAAGAGCTGAGAAAGTTTGGGGCCCAATTTAAG CTGCAGTCCAGTAGCTCCCCTGAGACCAGCCTGGATCCTTTTCCTCCCCGGATCTTAAAGGAGGATgccaaagggaaagagaaggaggttGATGGTCTGTTGACTTCAGAGCCAGTGGGGTCCCCGGTCTCCTCCAAGACGGAGTCTGTATCGGATAAAGAGGACAAGCCGCCCCTGCCACCAGCAGGAGGCACTGAGGGGCCAGAGCAGCCCCCGCCACCTTGCCCAAGCCAAACTGGCAGCCCCCCAGTGGGCCTCATCAAGGGAGACGACAAGGATGAGGGCCCGGTTGCTGA ACAAGTGAAGAAATCAACACTGAACCCCAACGCCAAGGAGTTCAATCCCACAAAGCCTCTGCTGTCTGTG AATAAATCGACCAGTACCCCAACTTCTCCGGGGCCCCGAACTCATTCAACTCCCTCTATCCCGGTGCTGACAGCAGGCCAGAGTGGGCTCTATAGCCCCCAGTACATTTCTTACATACCTCAGATCCATATGGGACCAGCTGTTCAG GCACCTCAGATGTATCCATATCCTGTATCCAACTCTGTGCCTGGACAGCAGGGCAAGTACCGGGGAGCAAAAG gctccctgcccccccagcGCTCGGACCAACACCAGCCAGCCTCAGCCCCTCCGATGATGCAGGCCGCCGCTGCTGCTGGCCCACCTCTGGTGGCTGCCACACCTTACTCTTCCTACATCCCTTATACCCCGCAGCAGTTCCCAGGCCAGCCTGCCATGATGCAGCCCATGGCCCACTACCCTTCGCAG CCGGTGTTTGCCCCCATGCTTCAAAGCAACCCACGCATGCTGACTTCGGGGAGCCATCCCCAGGCCATTGTGTCGTCCTCCACTCCTCAGTACCCTTCTGCAGAGCAGCCCACCCCCCAAGCCCTCTATG CCACTGTTCACCAGTCCTATCCACACCATGCCACGCAGCTCCATGCCCACCAGCCGCAGCCGGCCACCACGCCTACTGGGAGCCAGCCGCAGTCCCAGCATGCGGCCCCCAGTCCCGTCCAG CACCAGGCGGGGCAGGCCCCACACCTGGGCAGTGGACAGCCACAGCAGAATCTgtaccacccaggggccctgacaGGCACGCCGCCTTCTCTGCCACCGGGACCTTCTGCCCAGTCCCCTCAGAGCAGCTTCCCCCAACCAGCCGCTGTGTATGCCATCCATGCCCACCAGCAGCTGCCCCACGGCTTCACCAACATGGCCCATGTTACCCAG GCCCATGTCCAAACTGGAATCacagcagccccgccccctcaccctggggctccccacccgccccaggtgatgctgctgcacCCACCCCAGAGCCATGGGGGCCCCCCCCAAGGCGCGGTGCCCCAGAGTGGGGTGCCTGCACTCTCAGCTTCCACACCCTCACCCTATCCCTACATCGGACACCCCCAAG
- the ATXN2L gene encoding ataxin-2-like protein isoform X16, whose amino-acid sequence MLCLMTRAFVSRGGQSTGKGPPPSPVFEGVYNNSRMLHFLTAVVGSTCDVKVKNGTIYEGIFKTLSSKFELAVDAVHRKASEPAGGPRREDIVDTMVFKPSDVMLVHFRNVDFNYATKDKFTDSAIAMNSKVNGEHKEKVLQRWEGGDSNSDDYDLESDMSNGWDPNEMFKFNEENYGVKTTYDSSLSSYTVPLEKDNSEEFRQRELRAAQLAREIESSPQYRLRIAMENDDGRTEEEKHSAVQRQGSGRESPSLASREGKYIPLPQRVREGPRGGVRCSSSRGGRPGLSSLPPRGPHHLDSSSPGPGSETRGINGGPSRMSPKAQRPLRGGAKTLSSPSSRPSGEASVPPPPAAFPFLAVGRMYPPRSPKSAAPAPISASCPEPPVVGSAVPTSSASIPVTSSVVDPGVGSISPASPKISLAPTDVKELPAKEPGRTLESQELSRIAGKVPGLQNEQKRFQLEELRKFGAQFKLQSSSSPETSLDPFPPRILKEDAKGKEKEVDGLLTSEPVGSPVSSKTESVSDKEDKPPLPPAGGTEGPEQPPPPCPSQTGSPPVGLIKGDDKDEGPVAEQVKKSTLNPNAKEFNPTKPLLSVNKSTSTPTSPGPRTHSTPSIPVLTAGQSGLYSPQYISYIPQIHMGPAVQAPQMYPYPVSNSVPGQQGKYRGAKGSLPPQRSDQHQPASAPPMMQAAAAAGPPLVAATPYSSYIPYTPQQFPGQPAMMQPMAHYPSQPVFAPMLQSNPRMLTSGSHPQAIVSSSTPQYPSAEQPTPQALYATVHQSYPHHATQLHAHQPQPATTPTGSQPQSQHAAPSPVQHQAGQAPHLGSGQPQQNLYHPGALTGTPPSLPPGPSAQSPQSSFPQPAAVYAIHAHQQLPHGFTNMAHVTQAHVQTGITAAPPPHPGAPHPPQVMLLHPPQSHGGPPQGAVPQSGVPALSASTPSPYPYIGHPQGEQPGQAPGFPGGADDRILCRVGRSHSRRRQGLAPGSVLCFPPSSLSCDPAAPLPTASPALSDPDCLLT is encoded by the exons atgctctgtctcatgacccggGCGTTCGTGAGCCGAGG GGGACAAAGCACAGGAAAGGGACCCCCACCATCACCG GTGTTCGAGGGTGTCTACAACAATTCCAGAATGCTGCATTTTCTTACAGCTGTTGTG GGCTCCACTTGTGATGTAAAGGTGAAGAATGGTACCATATATGAAGGTATCTTCAAGACTCTGAGCTCAAAG TTTGAACTAGCAGTAGACGCTGTACACCGGAAAGCATCTGAGCCAGCAGGTGGCCCTCGTCGGGAAGACATTGTAGACACAATGGTGTTTAAGCCAAGCGATGTCATGCTTGTCCACTTCCGGAATGTTGACTTCAATTATGCTACTAAAG ACAAGTTCACTGATTCAGCTATTGCCATGAACTCAAAGGTGAATGGGGAGCACAAAGAGAAGGTGCTTCAGCGCTGGGAAGGGGGCGACAGCAACAGCGATGACTATGACCTCGAGTCTGACATG TCCAACGGATGGGACCCCAATGAAATGTTCAAGTTCAACGAGGAGAACTATGGTGTGAAGACCACCTATGATAGCAGTCTTTCTTCTTACAC GGTACCCTTGGAGAAGGACAACTCGGAAGAGTTTCGTCAGCGGGAGCTGCGTGCAGCCCAATTGGCTCGAGAGATTGAATCAAGCCCCCAGTACCGCCTGCGGATCGCCATGGAGAACGATGATGGACGCACTGAAGAGGAGAAGCATAGTGCAGTCCAGCGGCAGGGTTCAGGACGAGAGAGCCCCAGCCTGGCATCTAG GGAGGGAAAATATATCCCTCTACCCCAACGAGTTCGGGAAGGTCCTCGGGGAGGAGTTCGATGCAGTAGTTCCCGGGGTGGCCGGCCTGGCCTTAGCTCTCTGCCGCCTCGTGGCCCTCACCACCTTGACAGTAGCAGTCCTGGCCCAGGTTCTGAGACACGTGGTATCAATGGAG gcccTTCCCGCATGTCCCCTAAGGCACAGCGGCCTCTGAGAGGTGGTGCCAAGACTCTGTCTTCACCCAGCAGTAGGCCTTCTGGAGAAGCTTCTGTTCCACCTCCTCCTGCAG CTTTCCCTTTTCTTGCAGTGGGCCGGATGTACCCCCCGCGCTCTCCCAAGTCGGCTGCCCCTGCCCCAATCTCAGCTTCCTGTCCTGAGCCCCCCGTCGTCGGCTCAGCAGTACCGACCTCTTCAGCTTCCATCCCTGTGACGTCATCGGTTGTGGATCCTGGGGTAGGCTCCATTTCCCCAGCTTCTCCAAAGATCTCATTGGCCCCCACAGATG TAAAAGAACTTCCAGCCAAGGAACCTGGGAGAACTCTGGAGTCCCAGGAGCTGTCCCGGATAGCTGGGAAAG TCCCTGGCCTTCAGAATGAACAGAAACGCTTTCAACTGGAAGAGCTGAGAAAGTTTGGGGCCCAATTTAAG CTGCAGTCCAGTAGCTCCCCTGAGACCAGCCTGGATCCTTTTCCTCCCCGGATCTTAAAGGAGGATgccaaagggaaagagaaggaggttGATGGTCTGTTGACTTCAGAGCCAGTGGGGTCCCCGGTCTCCTCCAAGACGGAGTCTGTATCGGATAAAGAGGACAAGCCGCCCCTGCCACCAGCAGGAGGCACTGAGGGGCCAGAGCAGCCCCCGCCACCTTGCCCAAGCCAAACTGGCAGCCCCCCAGTGGGCCTCATCAAGGGAGACGACAAGGATGAGGGCCCGGTTGCTGA ACAAGTGAAGAAATCAACACTGAACCCCAACGCCAAGGAGTTCAATCCCACAAAGCCTCTGCTGTCTGTG AATAAATCGACCAGTACCCCAACTTCTCCGGGGCCCCGAACTCATTCAACTCCCTCTATCCCGGTGCTGACAGCAGGCCAGAGTGGGCTCTATAGCCCCCAGTACATTTCTTACATACCTCAGATCCATATGGGACCAGCTGTTCAG GCACCTCAGATGTATCCATATCCTGTATCCAACTCTGTGCCTGGACAGCAGGGCAAGTACCGGGGAGCAAAAG gctccctgcccccccagcGCTCGGACCAACACCAGCCAGCCTCAGCCCCTCCGATGATGCAGGCCGCCGCTGCTGCTGGCCCACCTCTGGTGGCTGCCACACCTTACTCTTCCTACATCCCTTATACCCCGCAGCAGTTCCCAGGCCAGCCTGCCATGATGCAGCCCATGGCCCACTACCCTTCGCAG CCGGTGTTTGCCCCCATGCTTCAAAGCAACCCACGCATGCTGACTTCGGGGAGCCATCCCCAGGCCATTGTGTCGTCCTCCACTCCTCAGTACCCTTCTGCAGAGCAGCCCACCCCCCAAGCCCTCTATG CCACTGTTCACCAGTCCTATCCACACCATGCCACGCAGCTCCATGCCCACCAGCCGCAGCCGGCCACCACGCCTACTGGGAGCCAGCCGCAGTCCCAGCATGCGGCCCCCAGTCCCGTCCAG CACCAGGCGGGGCAGGCCCCACACCTGGGCAGTGGACAGCCACAGCAGAATCTgtaccacccaggggccctgacaGGCACGCCGCCTTCTCTGCCACCGGGACCTTCTGCCCAGTCCCCTCAGAGCAGCTTCCCCCAACCAGCCGCTGTGTATGCCATCCATGCCCACCAGCAGCTGCCCCACGGCTTCACCAACATGGCCCATGTTACCCAG GCCCATGTCCAAACTGGAATCacagcagccccgccccctcaccctggggctccccacccgccccaggtgatgctgctgcacCCACCCCAGAGCCATGGGGGCCCCCCCCAAGGCGCGGTGCCCCAGAGTGGGGTGCCTGCACTCTCAGCTTCCACACCCTCACCCTATCCCTACATCGGACACCCCCAAGGTGAGCAGCCTGGCCAGGCGCCTGGATTTCCAGGAGGAGCCGATGACAGGATTC TATGTAGGGTGG